A portion of the Chloroflexota bacterium genome contains these proteins:
- a CDS encoding carboxylesterase family protein, which yields MKNVRQWLVSALSISIVLTICLGLACVSAPAIDMAVDSKAVGIGALDALSDLESQISALPDSAFTDPNHRNTLLNNLDDAINQVENGGYKGALNKLDKDVKNNIKEWIVAAQQPAVLDSVDVAIVCTTNASLTTVKTVYGKVAGTNAGNDSWVWKGIPYAKPPVGALRWKAPQDPDSWQIVRHSTDTFTPATQPVMSLQWMPANQITGSEDCLYLNIFRPKIGAKNLPVYIWIHGGANFFGGAHRYDASLMASKCNMVVVVIQYRLGPFGWFIHPALNAGGSSEDRSGNYGTLDTIQVLKWVRNNIAAFGGNPDNVAVAGQSAGGFNTMNLIISPLAKGLFHKAISQSAGGGLIPVETGVARANAIIDKLLVADKTCPDLAAATAYRTAMTNEKIEAYLKGKTTHEIMRAAMNDRGAIDNVSPFIDGAVIPGKAADIIASGNYNHVPIILGSTEDELKPFMPLYGAAVPTSTGQTWFAAFKIISGELPLDTVFATSDKLIYDACGKYPSLNWKAGAVDSVARLLTDKQDNVYCYFFKWGGSGSGPAPLDFLYGAGHSLDISFFFGWDSDTYGIYFFNSTNEPGRVALQQAMMSYLANFARTGDPNGSGLPVWAKWSNVPGEPKSITFNASNTEADIVMENWEITRADALAQIDALPLPSEAKSLIKRFLIY from the coding sequence ATGAAAAACGTCAGACAATGGTTAGTCAGTGCCCTTAGCATCAGCATTGTATTAACAATTTGCCTCGGCTTGGCGTGTGTTTCAGCGCCGGCCATTGACATGGCGGTTGACAGCAAAGCCGTCGGTATCGGTGCCTTAGATGCGCTGTCAGATCTGGAGAGTCAGATATCTGCGTTGCCAGACTCTGCTTTTACAGATCCGAACCATCGTAACACGCTGCTAAATAATCTTGATGACGCAATAAACCAGGTTGAAAATGGTGGCTACAAGGGCGCACTTAATAAGCTTGACAAGGATGTTAAAAATAATATCAAGGAGTGGATAGTCGCTGCTCAACAACCCGCAGTACTGGACAGTGTGGACGTTGCCATCGTTTGCACCACTAATGCATCGCTTACCACAGTAAAGACCGTATACGGCAAAGTTGCAGGGACAAACGCAGGCAATGACAGCTGGGTCTGGAAGGGAATTCCCTATGCTAAGCCACCGGTAGGGGCACTAAGATGGAAGGCACCGCAGGACCCCGATTCATGGCAGATAGTTCGCCACTCTACGGATACATTCACGCCGGCCACTCAACCGGTAATGTCACTGCAGTGGATGCCCGCAAACCAGATTACCGGTTCGGAGGATTGCCTATATTTGAACATATTCCGGCCTAAGATAGGCGCCAAGAACCTGCCAGTCTACATCTGGATCCACGGCGGAGCTAACTTTTTCGGTGGTGCCCATAGGTACGATGCGTCTCTCATGGCCAGTAAATGTAATATGGTCGTGGTTGTGATTCAGTACAGGCTCGGCCCATTCGGTTGGTTCATCCATCCAGCACTTAATGCCGGAGGTTCCAGTGAGGACAGGTCCGGCAACTACGGCACCCTAGACACAATCCAGGTTCTCAAATGGGTGCGCAATAACATTGCAGCATTCGGTGGCAACCCGGATAACGTGGCAGTAGCTGGTCAATCAGCCGGCGGATTTAACACGATGAACCTCATTATTTCACCTTTGGCGAAGGGCCTTTTCCACAAGGCAATTTCGCAAAGCGCTGGAGGTGGCCTCATCCCGGTTGAAACCGGTGTTGCACGGGCCAATGCCATTATAGATAAGCTCCTTGTAGCTGATAAGACCTGCCCCGACTTGGCGGCGGCAACAGCTTACCGCACAGCCATGACAAATGAAAAAATAGAAGCCTACCTTAAGGGCAAGACGACTCATGAAATAATGCGGGCCGCGATGAACGACAGGGGTGCCATTGACAATGTTTCACCCTTTATAGATGGTGCGGTGATACCCGGCAAGGCTGCTGATATCATCGCATCTGGGAATTACAACCATGTCCCGATTATCCTGGGAAGCACGGAGGATGAATTGAAGCCCTTCATGCCCCTCTATGGCGCGGCCGTTCCAACTTCTACTGGTCAAACCTGGTTCGCTGCATTCAAGATTATATCCGGTGAGCTGCCCCTAGATACAGTATTTGCAACGTCGGATAAGCTCATTTACGATGCCTGTGGCAAATATCCTTCACTCAACTGGAAAGCAGGCGCAGTGGATTCCGTCGCCAGGCTTTTAACAGACAAACAGGATAATGTCTACTGCTACTTCTTTAAGTGGGGTGGCTCGGGTTCCGGCCCGGCACCGTTAGATTTCCTCTATGGGGCTGGCCATTCTTTGGATATCTCGTTCTTCTTCGGATGGGACAGTGACACTTATGGAATTTACTTCTTCAACTCAACCAACGAGCCTGGCAGGGTAGCGCTTCAACAGGCCATGATGTCCTACCTGGCGAACTTTGCTCGCACAGGAGACCCCAATGGTTCCGGCTTACCCGTATGGGCAAAATGGTCTAACGTCCCAGGCGAACCTAAATCCATTACGTTCAATGCAAGCAATACCGAGGCCGACATCGTGATGGAGAACTGGGAAATAACCAGAGCAGATGCACTGGCACAGATAGATGCTTTGCCGTTGCCGTCGGAAGCCAAATCTTTGATCAAAAGATTTTTAATCTACTAA
- a CDS encoding MFS transporter, producing METISEKKTGTEQKKIQRLPFGIKLSYGIGDISNNIFIVATGMYLLFFMTNVVGINPALAGIMLLFPKIWDVIEDPIMGAISDITRSRFGRRRIYLLYGAIPFGVTFFVLFIAPGYRSEFANALQISLLFALGCTVFTVVNVPYASMVPEMSDDYNERLSITSFRMFLASVGALLAGALALPLVQAGGGGAAGFQLMGIVFGVGIIISCLICFFGTRKAPSLPPKKEMPPMKEQVRIAVKNYPFVMLMTSYFLQALAIGVMMAGFVYYVKYAMNLPETAMNVAFPIFLITGILFIPVWLAVGKRLGKIKSYYIGLAIFTVMMGSLFFTSSSLPWLFYVQVFLAGIGFSSFQLFPFSMLPDTIEYDQMQSGLRREGVFSGMWSAGQKIAYSVGPPIVGFALALSGFVMEGPQPESLNVGVRAIFCLFPAAMILLSFLPFRKYNLTEEEFERVKAHISRTAESQIGKQNRPRSK from the coding sequence ATGGAAACCATTAGCGAAAAGAAGACAGGCACCGAACAAAAGAAGATACAAAGGCTCCCTTTCGGGATAAAGTTGAGCTACGGCATCGGTGACATCTCCAATAACATTTTCATCGTCGCCACGGGGATGTATCTCCTATTCTTTATGACGAATGTGGTCGGCATCAATCCCGCGCTGGCGGGGATCATGCTCCTGTTTCCCAAGATCTGGGATGTCATCGAAGACCCAATCATGGGGGCCATCTCGGATATCACCCGCTCCCGGTTCGGTCGGAGGCGCATCTATCTCCTCTACGGCGCGATCCCCTTCGGCGTCACCTTTTTCGTCCTCTTTATCGCCCCTGGCTATCGGAGCGAGTTCGCCAACGCGCTCCAAATATCGCTCCTCTTCGCGCTGGGCTGCACTGTCTTTACGGTCGTCAACGTTCCGTATGCCAGCATGGTGCCGGAGATGTCGGACGATTATAACGAGCGGTTGTCGATCACATCTTTTCGCATGTTCCTTGCCTCCGTCGGCGCACTACTGGCTGGGGCGCTGGCCCTGCCTCTGGTGCAGGCCGGTGGGGGAGGCGCCGCCGGTTTTCAATTGATGGGGATCGTCTTCGGCGTGGGTATCATTATCTCGTGTCTTATCTGCTTTTTTGGCACGAGAAAGGCGCCAAGCCTGCCGCCGAAAAAGGAGATGCCTCCCATGAAAGAGCAGGTCAGGATCGCGGTTAAGAATTATCCCTTTGTCATGTTGATGACCAGCTATTTCTTACAGGCGCTGGCCATCGGCGTCATGATGGCGGGGTTCGTCTACTATGTGAAATACGCGATGAACCTGCCCGAGACCGCGATGAACGTCGCCTTTCCCATCTTTCTAATCACCGGCATCCTGTTTATCCCGGTATGGCTCGCGGTGGGAAAGAGACTCGGCAAGATAAAGTCGTACTATATCGGGCTCGCCATATTTACCGTCATGATGGGGTCCCTCTTCTTTACGAGCTCTTCTCTGCCGTGGCTCTTCTATGTACAGGTATTCCTGGCGGGGATCGGTTTCTCGAGTTTTCAGCTCTTCCCATTCTCGATGCTACCCGACACGATCGAGTATGATCAGATGCAGTCCGGCTTGCGGCGCGAGGGGGTCTTTTCTGGCATGTGGTCAGCGGGCCAAAAGATCGCCTACTCCGTGGGACCTCCTATCGTAGGCTTTGCCCTCGCCCTTTCGGGATTCGTGATGGAAGGCCCCCAGCCTGAGAGCCTTAACGTCGGGGTTCGCGCAATTTTCTGCCTGTTTCCAGCGGCCATGATCCTGTTGAGTTTCCTGCCGTTTCGCAAGTACAATCTCACCGAAGAGGAATTCGAACGGGTAAAGGCGCACATCTCCCGGACCGCGGAGAGCCAGATAGGCAAACAAAACAGGCCTCGTTCTAAGTAG
- a CDS encoding beta-lactamase family protein, which produces MIKIEKVYQNKIWLVCSILLLSVLLISSVFAACAQPAVFSSETVKPEDVGLSSERLNQIDTVLNDDVAANKINGAVLLVARDGKIAYFKSFGYRDNEKKLLMEKDSIFRVYSMTKSITALAVAMLMDEGKLALTDPVEKYIPAFKDIKVGEVSKDETGKDVVTMAQPSNVMTIQNLATHTSGLSYWFFPPTVIQAMYLQAGMNKLEGLTNAEVCEKVAKMPLVENPGTIYRYGVSYDVLGRVIEVVSGMTLDKFFAERIYKPLEMKDSGFQITGEDIDRLVYLDPAWPLCIDVTDPNRKYWSGGGGSVSTAMDWARFAQMLLNGGELEGKRLLKPTTVAFITSDQLGPLGNRDDALYIPGHGYGVGFDFYVRVDTASADFPANVGEFCKGGAAGTVYWVDPKEDLVAVFMVSTPSLREYYRNLIQSMIYKAVVD; this is translated from the coding sequence ATCATCAAAATAGAGAAGGTATATCAAAACAAGATTTGGCTGGTTTGCTCAATCCTATTGCTATCGGTCCTGTTAATCTCTTCTGTTTTTGCAGCTTGCGCCCAGCCTGCAGTCTTCTCCAGTGAAACGGTTAAGCCAGAGGATGTCGGTCTTTCGTCGGAACGACTAAATCAGATTGACACTGTATTAAATGACGACGTAGCAGCAAACAAAATAAACGGCGCTGTTCTCTTAGTGGCTCGAGATGGGAAAATCGCCTACTTCAAGAGTTTCGGCTACCGGGACAATGAGAAAAAGTTACTGATGGAAAAGGACTCGATATTCCGCGTCTACTCCATGACTAAATCCATCACCGCCTTGGCGGTCGCTATGTTGATGGATGAGGGGAAATTGGCGCTTACAGACCCGGTCGAAAAATACATACCGGCTTTTAAAGATATTAAAGTGGGGGAAGTCTCGAAAGACGAGACAGGCAAAGATGTGGTCACCATGGCGCAACCCAGCAACGTTATGACGATTCAGAACCTTGCCACACACACTTCAGGATTAAGTTATTGGTTTTTTCCTCCAACAGTCATTCAAGCCATGTACTTACAAGCTGGCATGAATAAACTTGAAGGATTAACAAATGCCGAAGTGTGTGAAAAGGTGGCCAAGATGCCGCTGGTTGAAAATCCGGGAACCATATATCGATACGGCGTGTCGTATGATGTCCTTGGTCGGGTGATAGAGGTTGTCTCCGGCATGACGCTGGACAAATTCTTTGCAGAACGCATTTACAAACCATTGGAAATGAAAGATTCCGGATTCCAGATTACAGGAGAGGACATAGACCGTTTGGTTTACTTGGACCCCGCATGGCCTCTCTGCATTGATGTAACTGACCCCAATAGGAAATATTGGAGTGGAGGTGGGGGTTCAGTATCGACGGCCATGGATTGGGCGCGCTTTGCCCAGATGCTCCTAAATGGCGGCGAACTTGAAGGTAAGCGTCTGCTGAAACCGACAACCGTGGCCTTCATAACTTCGGATCAATTGGGCCCACTGGGCAACCGCGACGATGCCCTGTACATACCCGGACATGGATATGGTGTAGGCTTCGATTTTTACGTTCGCGTTGATACTGCAAGTGCAGACTTTCCGGCAAATGTCGGCGAATTCTGTAAGGGTGGTGCTGCCGGGACCGTGTACTGGGTTGATCCCAAGGAAGACCTGGTTGCTGTTTTTATGGTGAGCACTCCAAGCCTCCGGGAGTATTACCGGAATTTAATACAGAGTATGATTTACAAGGCCGTCGTCGACTAG
- a CDS encoding nitrogen fixation protein NifH → MAMDIKIKENQLQWLLELSDIGVKYLAMRDLMETDADELMAVKKRAHAEGPIAHVLEKMEKEGYWEQPGAGYYPKYTGTVWSIILLSQLGASIEMDERIATACSYLLEHTLTKGGHFTVNGLPSGTADCLQGDLCAALLDLGCEDPRLDKAFEWMARSVTGEGVAPMEDKSAPVRYYSAKRGPNFACGSNNKLPCAWGAVKVMLAFSKLPKGKRTVLIDNAINVGVDFLFSKDPAKADYPCGYSNKPSRNWWKFGFPVFYVTDLLQNVEALIGLGYGNDPRLTNALAIIYDKQDAQGRWLLEYDYTGKTWIDFGAKKQPNKWVTLRALCVLKAVA, encoded by the coding sequence ATGGCAATGGACATTAAGATAAAGGAAAATCAATTACAGTGGTTACTGGAGCTGAGCGATATTGGCGTGAAATACCTTGCCATGCGTGACCTAATGGAAACCGATGCAGATGAATTGATGGCGGTAAAGAAAAGGGCACACGCTGAAGGCCCTATTGCTCACGTGTTAGAAAAGATGGAAAAAGAAGGATACTGGGAGCAACCCGGAGCCGGGTATTACCCGAAATACACCGGAACTGTGTGGTCGATTATCTTGTTGTCTCAGCTTGGCGCTTCTATTGAAATGGATGAGCGCATAGCCACCGCCTGTTCCTATTTATTGGAGCATACGCTGACAAAAGGTGGGCATTTCACAGTGAATGGGCTTCCCTCGGGAACAGCAGATTGTTTGCAAGGAGACCTTTGCGCCGCATTACTTGACCTGGGATGTGAAGACCCACGCTTAGATAAAGCGTTTGAGTGGATGGCGAGGAGTGTCACAGGGGAAGGTGTAGCTCCGATGGAAGATAAGTCGGCCCCGGTGCGTTACTACTCTGCGAAACGTGGACCGAACTTTGCCTGTGGCTCAAATAATAAATTGCCCTGTGCCTGGGGAGCAGTGAAAGTAATGCTGGCTTTCAGTAAATTGCCGAAGGGAAAAAGGACGGTACTGATAGATAACGCGATTAACGTAGGAGTTGATTTCCTGTTCAGCAAAGACCCAGCCAAGGCAGATTATCCCTGCGGGTACAGCAATAAACCGAGCCGAAATTGGTGGAAATTCGGCTTTCCAGTGTTTTATGTTACCGATTTGCTGCAGAACGTTGAGGCGCTGATTGGATTAGGCTACGGTAATGACCCTAGGCTGACAAATGCTTTGGCCATAATTTATGACAAGCAAGATGCTCAGGGGCGTTGGTTGCTGGAATACGACTACACAGGCAAGACGTGGATAGACTTTGGTGCTAAGAAACAACCTAACAAGTGGGTAACGCTGCGCGCATTGTGCGTATTGAAAGCAGTGGCATAA
- a CDS encoding class I SAM-dependent methyltransferase, which translates to MAWDNTYRTNQHVWGDRPSELATFACNYLQGIKPSYKAIDILDLGCGYGRDAIYLARNIKCDVFGIDNSREAIEMARKALADDLESRVRFECCDFRQMDDGKFEIIFASNLYQLLKMEERNALRDIIEKKLKPGGMLFLSTFSTGDPEHFGRGKRIENEDNSFEDERFLHFCTREELEGDFSFLTVKEIFEHEHYEPRSNGETHHHILWILLGVN; encoded by the coding sequence ATGGCGTGGGATAATACTTATCGGACTAATCAGCATGTCTGGGGTGACAGACCCAGCGAATTAGCTACCTTTGCCTGCAACTATCTTCAAGGAATCAAACCCTCTTACAAGGCTATCGACATATTAGACCTAGGATGTGGCTATGGGCGTGATGCCATATATTTGGCACGAAACATTAAATGCGATGTTTTCGGCATTGACAATTCCAGGGAAGCGATTGAAATGGCACGGAAGGCGCTGGCTGATGATTTAGAATCGCGTGTCAGATTTGAATGTTGTGACTTCAGGCAGATGGATGACGGCAAATTCGAAATTATATTCGCCTCTAACCTTTATCAGTTGCTAAAAATGGAAGAAAGAAACGCCCTCAGGGATATAATTGAAAAGAAGCTGAAGCCTGGTGGCATGCTTTTCCTCAGCACGTTTTCCACGGGTGACCCAGAGCACTTTGGCAGAGGTAAACGCATCGAGAACGAGGATAACTCATTTGAAGACGAGAGGTTCCTCCATTTTTGTACACGGGAAGAGCTGGAAGGAGATTTCAGTTTCTTAACTGTTAAGGAAATATTTGAGCACGAGCATTATGAACCTCGTTCTAATGGGGAGACTCACCATCACATTTTATGGATACTTTTGGGTGTAAACTGA
- a CDS encoding N-acetyltransferase, translated as MLIIRQETPEDIAAIGYVNEQAFGGTAEADIVEKLRIRQAFILSLVAIDSDQVVGHILFTPVTIQSESSSLTAVGLGPLAVLPSHQSRGIGASLVSAGLEKCHQAGHKAVVVLGHPDYYPRFGFVPARTFNLKCEYPVPEEAFMALELSKGALANISGTVKYQPEFQDA; from the coding sequence GTGTTAATTATACGTCAGGAAACACCTGAAGATATAGCTGCTATTGGCTATGTTAATGAGCAGGCATTTGGTGGCACGGCTGAAGCAGACATAGTTGAGAAGCTTCGCATCAGGCAAGCATTCATACTGTCGCTCGTGGCTATTGATTCAGACCAGGTCGTAGGTCATATCCTATTCACCCCTGTCACAATCCAATCAGAATCATCGAGCCTGACTGCCGTCGGGCTTGGGCCATTGGCCGTTTTGCCATCGCATCAGAGCAGGGGAATAGGGGCAAGCCTTGTCAGCGCTGGTCTTGAGAAATGCCATCAAGCTGGTCACAAAGCGGTGGTTGTTCTGGGCCATCCGGATTACTACCCGCGCTTCGGTTTTGTTCCAGCCAGAACCTTTAACCTCAAATGTGAATATCCAGTCCCTGAGGAGGCATTTATGGCCCTGGAGCTCAGCAAAGGCGCACTGGCAAACATAAGCGGAACGGTAAAGTACCAACCCGAGTTTCAAGATGCCTAG
- a CDS encoding DUF2207 domain-containing protein — protein MFSRIDKGLLSILVVFLALALLLGSFGAIAAADRVYHYESINVDISILANSDIQISETQTFVFTSGDFHYAFRWMPTDRLESIDNVEVWEGDRRYSLNPSVKEWIDVRKRTGESPGGETYAYATWMEKDKFWIGWWFPETINSRRSIELRYTVHGCVHINSPADQLYWKAVFGDRDSYVESSKVVVHLPQPVPPQQLSIYSYGVPTIRRIVDDQTIEFLAGRVPAAEELEIRVYFPHGLIEGTPPTWQIKLEKQEAYNNEVKPVINLLLTLFGLLVVPLLGALWIRRAFSRRGRLPEIGPVPQSQYSPPSDLPPALVALVTRARVGPAELTATLFDLANKGILEIVQTERRRWFGTQKDILIIKAKDGEKFSFEKLVTQTMASRDGKLLSGQKGRHPQLLREFTQKVERDAVKQGLFEEEPSRSAQRLLTPALLLIVFAMFLGILLFVLLGQYAEMTFVPFVMLIPVGIAAVMLSRKLPKRTETGTKESAQWKAFGKYLKKMVKDKQLATDNLSYWDTYFAYAVVFGLTQGWVKQFSELEAPTPVWFYAAGDTGDGITPAISSAPSLGSISDAFSGMVNMVQGGFSGGSGSGGGGGGGGGGGAG, from the coding sequence ATGTTTAGCAGGATCGACAAGGGGCTGCTTTCTATTCTGGTTGTTTTTTTGGCTCTGGCCCTGCTATTAGGCAGCTTTGGGGCTATTGCCGCAGCCGACCGAGTGTATCATTACGAGTCCATAAATGTCGATATCAGCATTCTAGCCAATTCGGATATACAAATCAGCGAGACACAGACATTCGTTTTCACCTCAGGCGATTTCCACTATGCATTCAGATGGATGCCCACCGACAGGCTTGAGTCAATCGACAATGTAGAGGTTTGGGAAGGTGACCGGCGATACTCACTGAACCCTTCGGTGAAAGAATGGATAGATGTTCGGAAGAGGACTGGTGAGTCACCCGGTGGTGAGACTTATGCCTATGCTACATGGATGGAGAAAGACAAGTTCTGGATTGGCTGGTGGTTTCCGGAGACAATTAACAGCCGTCGGAGCATAGAGCTGAGGTACACGGTACACGGTTGTGTGCACATCAACAGCCCTGCTGACCAGCTATACTGGAAAGCCGTTTTCGGAGACCGCGACAGCTATGTGGAGTCAAGCAAAGTAGTAGTTCACCTGCCTCAGCCGGTGCCGCCACAGCAGCTTTCCATTTATAGCTATGGTGTACCTACTATCAGGCGTATAGTGGATGACCAGACCATAGAGTTCCTCGCCGGTAGAGTACCGGCTGCTGAAGAACTTGAGATCAGAGTCTATTTCCCCCACGGCCTTATCGAAGGCACTCCGCCAACGTGGCAGATAAAGCTAGAAAAGCAAGAGGCCTACAACAATGAAGTTAAGCCGGTAATAAACCTGCTCCTGACGCTATTTGGCTTATTGGTTGTACCGCTACTTGGGGCTCTCTGGATACGTCGTGCCTTCAGCAGAAGAGGCCGCTTGCCTGAAATTGGGCCGGTGCCGCAGTCACAGTACTCACCCCCGAGTGACCTACCTCCAGCACTGGTGGCACTAGTAACCCGTGCCAGAGTGGGTCCGGCGGAACTTACTGCCACCCTCTTCGACCTGGCCAACAAAGGCATCCTGGAGATAGTGCAAACAGAAAGACGACGTTGGTTCGGCACACAAAAAGACATCCTGATAATAAAAGCCAAGGATGGTGAGAAATTCTCTTTCGAGAAACTGGTAACGCAGACTATGGCAAGTCGCGACGGCAAACTGCTTTCAGGGCAGAAAGGACGGCATCCGCAGCTATTGCGGGAATTTACCCAGAAGGTGGAACGGGATGCCGTAAAGCAGGGACTTTTTGAAGAGGAGCCATCGCGGTCAGCCCAACGCCTGCTTACTCCCGCATTACTTCTCATCGTTTTTGCCATGTTTCTTGGCATACTGCTCTTTGTGCTTCTGGGCCAATATGCTGAGATGACATTCGTTCCTTTTGTGATGCTAATTCCCGTTGGCATAGCAGCGGTCATGTTATCACGGAAACTACCCAAGCGAACGGAGACAGGCACAAAAGAATCTGCGCAGTGGAAGGCTTTTGGCAAGTATCTCAAGAAAATGGTTAAAGACAAGCAGCTAGCTACCGACAATCTGAGCTACTGGGATACCTATTTCGCCTATGCGGTAGTTTTTGGCTTGACCCAGGGCTGGGTAAAGCAGTTCAGCGAGCTTGAGGCTCCAACACCGGTCTGGTTTTACGCCGCCGGTGATACAGGAGACGGGATAACCCCCGCCATCTCATCGGCACCATCGCTAGGCTCGATAAGCGATGCCTTCAGTGGCATGGTAAACATGGTCCAGGGAGGCTTTTCCGGTGGCAGCGGCAGTGGTGGTGGAGGTGGCGGTGGTGGTGGAGGTGGCGCTGGCTGA
- a CDS encoding acyl-CoA dehydrogenase, with translation MEEKSPKTLHPIITEKHLQFGKKVREFAEKELAPHADEWEEKEEFPSSIFPRLAELGFLGLRFPKKYAGQNLDFMYSIIFSEELAHSTMGGVTTAVSVQNEMVAPPVFKFGTEQQRQRFLVAMNRGLKIGALGVTEPKAGSDVAAIQTNARKDGNSWVINGEKIFITNGYRADFILVVARTSEQKGYKGISLFLVESNAPGFTRRKLHKVTTVCSDAAHLHFDNCQVPAENMIGDEGKGFYHIMWELQGERIAGAANAVGRAQVAFEAALKYAQQREQFGHPLAHFQVIQHKLADMATEIEVTRQFVYYVAWLFENGVYPVKEISMAKLMSSQVANSVADEALQIHGGHGLLMDSPAQRYWRDCRLSRIGGGTDEIQKEIIARSIIPKAKE, from the coding sequence ATGGAAGAGAAAAGCCCCAAAACACTACATCCAATTATCACAGAAAAGCACTTACAATTCGGCAAGAAGGTAAGGGAATTCGCCGAGAAAGAGCTGGCGCCTCACGCTGATGAATGGGAAGAAAAAGAGGAATTCCCCTCCTCCATTTTCCCGCGTCTTGCCGAACTCGGGTTTCTGGGCTTGCGTTTCCCCAAGAAGTACGCCGGGCAAAATCTGGACTTCATGTATTCGATAATCTTTTCTGAGGAGTTAGCTCACTCAACCATGGGTGGAGTAACCACAGCAGTATCCGTTCAGAATGAAATGGTCGCACCGCCTGTCTTTAAATTCGGCACTGAACAACAGAGACAACGATTTCTGGTGGCGATGAACCGTGGCCTGAAGATCGGGGCTCTAGGGGTAACCGAGCCTAAGGCTGGCTCTGATGTAGCTGCCATCCAGACAAATGCCAGGAAGGACGGCAACTCCTGGGTCATCAACGGAGAGAAGATATTCATCACCAATGGCTACCGTGCCGATTTTATCCTTGTAGTGGCCAGAACCAGCGAGCAGAAAGGGTATAAGGGTATATCCCTGTTTCTTGTGGAATCAAACGCTCCCGGATTCACCAGGCGAAAGCTGCACAAAGTGACGACTGTCTGCTCTGATGCTGCTCATCTTCATTTTGATAACTGTCAGGTTCCAGCCGAAAACATGATTGGTGATGAGGGGAAGGGCTTCTACCACATTATGTGGGAACTCCAGGGAGAGAGGATAGCTGGGGCAGCTAATGCGGTGGGTCGGGCTCAGGTAGCTTTTGAAGCCGCCCTTAAGTATGCTCAACAGAGGGAGCAATTTGGTCACCCGCTGGCTCATTTCCAAGTCATTCAACATAAGCTCGCAGATATGGCGACAGAGATAGAAGTCACCAGGCAATTCGTGTATTATGTGGCCTGGCTATTCGAAAACGGAGTTTATCCGGTTAAAGAAATATCCATGGCAAAATTGATGTCGTCTCAGGTAGCCAACAGCGTAGCCGATGAGGCTCTGCAAATTCATGGCGGTCATGGTCTATTGATGGACAGTCCTGCTCAACGCTATTGGCGGGACTGCCGCCTCTCCCGAATAGGCGGCGGGACAGACGAAATCCAGAAAGAAATCATCGCCCGCTCCATCATCCCCAAGGCAAAGGAATAG
- a CDS encoding 3-oxoacid CoA-transferase subunit B gives MTQESSSEQPPAAGLAKDLICLRAAKELKPGMYANLGIGLPTLVANFAPEGVILHSQNGVLNFGPIASDDEMDWELVNAGAQPITMLPGISFFHSADSFVMMRGRHLDVAILGAYQVSETGDLANWRTEGEALGAIGGSMDLAYGARRIIVICEHTDRNGKPRIVKRCTLPLTAKGVVNRIITSLCVLDIIEAGLELKELAPGISVDYIQQFTKPKLIISKDLKVMEF, from the coding sequence TTGACCCAAGAAAGTAGCTCTGAACAACCACCAGCAGCAGGTTTAGCCAAAGACCTTATATGCCTAAGAGCAGCCAAAGAACTGAAGCCGGGGATGTATGCAAACCTGGGCATCGGGTTGCCGACTCTAGTAGCCAATTTTGCTCCTGAAGGAGTCATCCTTCATTCACAAAACGGTGTACTGAACTTCGGACCGATAGCCAGCGATGATGAAATGGACTGGGAATTAGTCAATGCCGGGGCTCAACCGATAACAATGCTCCCGGGCATCTCCTTCTTCCATTCTGCAGATTCTTTTGTCATGATGCGCGGTCGTCACCTCGATGTCGCCATCCTTGGCGCTTACCAGGTGTCCGAGACCGGTGATTTAGCCAACTGGCGAACTGAAGGAGAGGCCTTGGGAGCCATAGGCGGCTCCATGGACCTGGCTTACGGAGCCAGACGCATCATCGTCATCTGTGAACATACCGACCGAAACGGGAAGCCGCGGATTGTAAAGCGATGCACTTTGCCCTTGACAGCAAAGGGCGTGGTAAACAGAATCATCACCAGTCTATGTGTGCTTGATATTATAGAGGCCGGGCTGGAACTGAAAGAGCTCGCCCCCGGGATAAGCGTTGACTACATCCAGCAGTTTACCAAACCAAAGCTCATAATAAGCAAGGACTTGAAAGTAATGGAGTTCTAG